DNA from Pseudomonas putida:
CACGTCATAGCCGGTGCGACCGGCCAGCAGCTTGCCTTCCAAAGTTTCGTTTGAGTCGAAGACGTCGTACTTGGCCTCGATGCCGGTCGCCTTCTGGAAATCGGCGAGGGTCGTCGGGCCTATGTAGTCCGACCAGTTGTAGATATGCACCGTGGGCGCTGCTTGGACGCCGAATGCCAGCGTCAGACCCGCTCCAGCCATCATGGCCTTGCGAAATACGGAAATAGACAAGTGGATGGTCCTCACAATCAGTGCCTCTGGGTGACGGCGACGCTGCCGTACACACAAAACCGGCGCGCAACTTACCTTCGCTGCATCGATGCCGCAAACAAAATTGCCTTACACGCCTTCCAGGCCGGGAAACCCCGGCCCAGAGGGCTTCGAGACGGGCTTACTTGCCCGACTTGATCTTGGTCCAGCTGCGAGTGATCTCACGCTGGGCCTTGGCACCTGGGTCAGCGATCGCGTACAGCTTCTTCTTCACGTCAGCCGGCGGGTAGATGCTCGGGTCGCTGGTGATGTCCTTGTCGACCAGTGGAGTCGCCGCCTTGTTGCCGTTCGGGAAACGCACGGCGTTGGTGATGCCGGCCATGACTTCCGGTTGCATCAGGAAGTCCATGAACTTGTAGGCGGCTTCGACGTTTTCGGCATCCTTCGGAATGGCGACCATGTCGTAGAAGGTACCTGCGCCTTCCTTCGGAATGACGTAGCTCAGCTTGACCTTGTCGCCTGCCTCGTGGGCACGGGCCTTGGACTGCTCCAGGTCGCCCGAGTAGCCGACGGCCACGCAGATGTTGCCGTTGGCCAAGTCAGAGATGTACTTGGAGGAGTGGAAGTAGGTGATCGAAGGACGAATGCTCAGGAACAGCTCTTCGGCGGCCTTCAGGTCTTTCTTGTCGGTGCTGTTGGACGGTTTGCCCAGGTAGTGCAGTGCCGCCGGGATCATTTCGGTCGGCGCGTCCAGGAAGCTCACGCCGCAGCTCTTGAGCTTGGCGATGTTCTCAGGCTTGAACACGGCGTCCCAGGAATCGATCTTGTCCACGCCCAGCGCAGCCTTGACCTTCTCCGGGTTGTAGCCGATGCCGATCGAGCCCCACATGTACGGGAAGGCATGCTTGTTGCCCGGGTCGCTGGCATCGCCCACGGCCTTGAGCAGGTCTTCGTCCAGGTTCTTCCAGTTCGGCAGCTTGGAGCGGTCCAGCTCCTGGTAGACGCCAGCCTTGATCTGCTTGGCCAGGAAGTTGTTCGACGGCACGACCACGTCGTAACCGGACTTGCCGGCCAGCAGCTTGGCTTCCAAGGTCTCGTTGCTGTCGAAGACGTCGTAGACGACCTTGATGCCGGTTTGCTTCTCGAAGTTGGCGATGGTGTCCGGCGCGATGTAGTCGGACCAGTTGTAGACGTGCAGCGTCTTGTCGTCAGCCTGAACAGCGGTAGCCATGGCACCCATCAGGGCCGCGGCCAGCAATGTCTTGCCCATTTTCTTCATGCGTAATGCTCCAGAATTTATTATCAAGCCATCTGTTCAGCAGCCAAGATCCCACGGTACAGCGCTGGGCGACTGAAACAGCCGCTAGTCTGGCAAGTTACAAGGCGCTGTTTCAAGGAAAGCAGGGCCCTGTAACCGCTTAATGTCGCTTTGCCAGCCTAGCAGACCGTCACTTGATCGCTTCGTACGTCAAATCCAGGCACTTGCGCGCCTTTTCAACCAACTCGTCGATCTCCGCGTGGCTGATCACCAGGGGCGGCGCGATGATCATGGTGTCGCCCACCGCACGCATCACCAGTCCGTTTTCGAAGCAGTGCGTACGACAGATCATGCCGACGCCCTTGCCCTCGTGACGGGTGCGGGTCGCCTTGTCCTTGACCAGCTCGATCGCACCGAGCAGGCCCAGGCCGCGCACCTCGCCCACCAGCGGGTGGTCTTGCAGCTCACGCAAACGCTTTTGCAAATAAGGTGCCGTTTCGGTCCTGGCCCGCTCGACGATCTTCTCGTCGCGCAGGATGCGCAGGTTTTCCAGGCCCACGGCGGCAGCCACCGGGTGGCCGGAATAGGTGAAGCCGTGGTTGAAGTCGCCGCCTTCGCTCAGTACCTGGGCCACGGTGTCACGCACGATCACACCACCCATGGGGATGTAACCGGAGGTCAGGCCCTTGGCGATTGTCATCAAGTCAGGTTCCAGACCGTAGTAGTCCGATCCGAACCACTCGCCGGTACGGCCAAAGCCACAGATCACCTCGTCGGCGACGAACAGAATGTCGTACTTGGCGAGGATCTCCTTGATCTTCGGCCAGTAGGTGTCCGGCGGGATGATTACCCCGCCCGCACCCTGGATCGGCTCGGCGATGAACGCCGCGACGTTGTCTTCGCCCACTTCCAGGATTTTCTTTTCCAACTGCTCGGCGGCCCATACACCGAACTCATCCGGGGTCATGTCGCCGCCTTCACCGAACCAGTACGGCTGCGGGATGTGCACGATGCCCGGGATCGGCAGGCCGCCCTGTTCGTGCATGCCACTCATGCCGCCCAGGCTGGCGCCGGCGACGGTGGAGCCGTGGTAGCCGTTGATGCGGCCGATGATGGTCTGCTTGTTAGGCTTGCCCTTGAGCGCCCAGTAGTGGCGGACCATGCGCAGCACGGTGTCGTTGCCTTCGGAGCCGGAGCCGGTGAAGAACACATGGGTCATGCCCTTGGGCGCCACATCGGTGATCGCCTTGGCCAGCTCCAGGGCTGGCGGGTGAGCGGTCTGGAAGAACAGGTTGTAGTACGGCAGCTCACGCATCTGTTTTTCCGCCGCCTGCACCAGTTCTTCACGGCCATAGCCGACGGCCACGCACCACAGGCCCGCCATGCCGTCGAGGATCTTGTGACCCTCGCTGTCCCACAAATGCACGCCCTGGGCCTTGGTGATGATGCGCGGCCCTTTTTCCTTCAGCTGCTTGTAGTCGCTGAAAGGTGCCAGGTGGTGCTCACCGCTCAGGGTTTGCCATTCACGGGTTTGCGGGTTGTTGACGCTCATGTGCTTCTCCGTTATCCGACAGCCGCGCTCCAGCGGCCCCAAGTTTGATCAGACGGCAAACAGCAGGAACTCGCGTTCCCAGGAGCTGATTACCCGTTTGAAGTTCTCGTGCTCGGCCCGTTTGGTGGCCACGTAGCCGCTGATGAATTTCTTGCCCAGGTACTGCTCCAGTGCGCGGCAGTTCTCCATGCGCTCCAAGGCATCCTCGATGGTCAGCGGCAGGCGCAGGTTGCGCCGCTCGTAGCCACGGCCCTGGACCGGCGCGCTGGCGCCGATGCCCTCGACCATGCCGATGTAGCCGCACAGCAGGCTCGCGGCGATGGCCAGGTAGGGGTTGGCGTCGGCACCGGGCAGACGGTTTTCCACGCGGCGGTTCTGCGGGCCGGCATCGGGCACGCGCAGCCCGACGGTACGGTTCTCCTCGCCCCATTCGACGTTCACCGGTGCCGAGGTGTCCGGCAGGAAGCGGCGGAACGAGTTGACGTTGGGAGCGAACAGCGGCAGCGCCTCAGGGATGAACTTCTGCAGGCCGCCGATGTGGTTGAGGAACAGCTCGCTCATGCTGCCGTCCTCGTTGGAGAAGATGTTCTTGCCGGTGGCCACATCGACCACGCTCTGGTGCAGGTGCATGGCGCTGCCCGGCTCACCGGTCATGGGCTTGGCCATGAAGGTCGCCGCCACGTTGTGCTTGAGCGCCGCCTCACGCATGGTGCGCTTGAACACCAAAATCTGGTCGGCCAGGTGCAGGGCGTTGCCGTGACGGAAGTTGATTTCCATCTGCGCCGTGCCGTCTTCGTGGATGAGTGTGTCGAGGTCTAGCTGCTGCAGCTCGCACCAGTCGTAGACGTCCTCGAACAAAGGGTCGAACTCGTTGGCGGCCTCGATGGAGAACGACTGGCGGCCGGTCTCCGGACGGCCGGAGCGGCCCACCGGCGGCTGCAGCGGGAAGTCGGGGTCTTCGCTGCGCTTGGTCAGGTAGAACTCCATTTCAGGTGCCACGATCGGCTGCCAGCCTTTGTCGGCGTACAGCTTGAGGACCTTCTTGAGCACATTGCGCGGCGAAAGCTCGACCGGGTTGCCCTTCTTGTCGTAGGTGTCGTGGATGACCTGGGCGGTAGGCTCGATGGCCCACGGCACCAGGAACACAGCGCTCTCGTCGGGACGGCAGATCATGTCGATGTCGGCCGGGTCCAGCAGCTGGTAATAGATGTCGTCGTCGACGTAATCGCCGGTCACGGTCTGCAGCAAGACGCTCTCGGGCAGGCGCATGCCCTTTTCCGCGATGAATTTGTTGGTCGGCGAAATCTTGCCGCGGGTGATGCCGGTCAGGTCGCTGATCAGGCATTCCACTTCGGTGATCTTGTGCTCTTTCAACCAATCGGTGAGCTGGTCGAGGTTGGTACTCATAAATACCTCAGGAGGTAATGTGGCCCGGCTGACGATAGTCGGGCGCCGCTGACGCTTGGCGTCGATCAAGGCGGACGCTGCCTGGCCACAAATGCCATGGCAGACCCGCGCCTTGATTCTGGATGCAGTGCTTGGCTAAAGCAAAAACCCACGCGCAAGACGACAGCAGATACACTCGATACAAGCGTGTCCGCGATACAAATAAAGGGCAGAGAAGCGAAAAGACGTGCAGGAAACTGCTACGAACGGAGGATGGACCTGACCAGCCGTCAATTATTGCGAGCAGAGCGCGCGCGCAGGATTCGATGCGTGCGAAGCCATCGCGGCGAATGCTGGGAATACCTGTGTGCGCGGCCCAGGCAGCGCATTCAGGTCTCGGCAGGCGGACCATGTGACCCTCGTATTATTGTGTTCTGGGTTGAGTCCGAGCTTAGCCTTGTTCATTTTTTTACACAACCACTCCGTAAAAAATAAACCACGCTCAGGCCACGATAGCCCTTTGGGGCCAAAATAGCGGATAATGAGTTGCCCCCAGATGCAGCATTTCTGCCGTTGCTGTGCCATTTAGGGGCATCATGGGGTTGGCTTGACTTCGCCAGGTCTTTCGGATTGACTGGGCTTGCAAGCCCCCCTTGATTGATATTTTTAACAACAAAGGTGTTGCATCATGTCGGTACCCCCGCGTGCCGTTCAGCTTAACGAAGCGAACGCGTTCCTTAAGGAACATCCTGAGGTTCTCTACGTTGACCTTCTGATTGCAGATATGAATGGTGTGGTGCGCGGCAAGCGCATCGAACGCACCAGCCTCCACAAGGTTTACGAGAAAGGCATCAACCTGCCCGCCTCCCTCTTCGCCCTGGATATCAACGGTTCCACCGTCGAAAGCACCGGCCTTGGCCTGGACATCGGCGATGCCGACCGCATCTGCTACCCGATCCCTGACACACTCTCCAACGAACCTTGGCAGAAGCGCCCCACCGCCCAGCTGCTGATGACCATGCACGAACTGGAAGGCGAGCCGTTCTTCGCCGACCCGCGCGAGGTCCTGCGCCAGGTCGTGAACAAGTTCACCGAGATGGGCCTGACGATCTGCGCAGCCTTCGAGCTCGAGTTCTATCTGATCGACCAGGAGAACGTGAACGGCCGTCCGCAGCCGCCGCGCTCGCCGATCTCCGGCAAACGTCCACAGTCGACCCAGGTGTACCTGATCGACGACCTGGACGAATACGCCGATTGCCTGCAGGACATCCTCGAAGGCGCCAAGGAGCAAGGCATTCCCGCCGACGCCATCGTCAAGGAAAGCGCCCCGGCCCAGTTCGAAGTCAACCTGCACCACGTCGCCGACCCACTCAAGGCCTGTGACTACGCCGTACTGCTCAAGCGCCTGATCAAGAACATCGCCTACGACCATGAGATGGACACCACCTTCATGGCCAAGCCCTATCCGGGCCAGGCGGGCAATGGCCTGCATGTACACATCTCCGTGCTGGACAAAGATGGCAACAACATCTTCACCAGCGAGGATCCCGAGCAGAACGCCGCGCTACGTCACGCTGTCGGCGGTGTGCTCGAGACCCTGCCCGCGTCCATGGCGTTCCTGTGCCCGAACGTCAACTCGTACCGTCGCTTCGGCGCACAGTTCTATGTGCCGAATGCGCCGAGCTGGGGCCTGGACAACCGTACCGTGGCCCTGCGCGTGCCAACCGGCTCGCCGGACGCCGTGCGTATCGAACACCGCGTAGCCGGTGCCGATGCCAACCCGTACCTGATGATGGCTGCCGTGTTGGCCGGTGTGCACCATGGCCTGACTAACAAGGTCGAGCCGGGCGAACCGATCGAAGGCAACTCGTACGAGCAGTTGGAGCAGAGCCTGCCGAACAACCTGCGCGATGCCCTGCGCGAGCTGGACGACAGTGAAATCCTGAACAAGTACATCGATCCGAAGTACATCGACATTTTCGTCG
Protein-coding regions in this window:
- a CDS encoding polyamine ABC transporter substrate-binding protein, coding for MKKMGKTLLAAALMGAMATAVQADDKTLHVYNWSDYIAPDTIANFEKQTGIKVVYDVFDSNETLEAKLLAGKSGYDVVVPSNNFLAKQIKAGVYQELDRSKLPNWKNLDEDLLKAVGDASDPGNKHAFPYMWGSIGIGYNPEKVKAALGVDKIDSWDAVFKPENIAKLKSCGVSFLDAPTEMIPAALHYLGKPSNSTDKKDLKAAEELFLSIRPSITYFHSSKYISDLANGNICVAVGYSGDLEQSKARAHEAGDKVKLSYVIPKEGAGTFYDMVAIPKDAENVEAAYKFMDFLMQPEVMAGITNAVRFPNGNKAATPLVDKDITSDPSIYPPADVKKKLYAIADPGAKAQREITRSWTKIKSGK
- a CDS encoding aspartate aminotransferase family protein is translated as MSVNNPQTREWQTLSGEHHLAPFSDYKQLKEKGPRIITKAQGVHLWDSEGHKILDGMAGLWCVAVGYGREELVQAAEKQMRELPYYNLFFQTAHPPALELAKAITDVAPKGMTHVFFTGSGSEGNDTVLRMVRHYWALKGKPNKQTIIGRINGYHGSTVAGASLGGMSGMHEQGGLPIPGIVHIPQPYWFGEGGDMTPDEFGVWAAEQLEKKILEVGEDNVAAFIAEPIQGAGGVIIPPDTYWPKIKEILAKYDILFVADEVICGFGRTGEWFGSDYYGLEPDLMTIAKGLTSGYIPMGGVIVRDTVAQVLSEGGDFNHGFTYSGHPVAAAVGLENLRILRDEKIVERARTETAPYLQKRLRELQDHPLVGEVRGLGLLGAIELVKDKATRTRHEGKGVGMICRTHCFENGLVMRAVGDTMIIAPPLVISHAEIDELVEKARKCLDLTYEAIK
- a CDS encoding glutamine synthetase family protein; the protein is MSTNLDQLTDWLKEHKITEVECLISDLTGITRGKISPTNKFIAEKGMRLPESVLLQTVTGDYVDDDIYYQLLDPADIDMICRPDESAVFLVPWAIEPTAQVIHDTYDKKGNPVELSPRNVLKKVLKLYADKGWQPIVAPEMEFYLTKRSEDPDFPLQPPVGRSGRPETGRQSFSIEAANEFDPLFEDVYDWCELQQLDLDTLIHEDGTAQMEINFRHGNALHLADQILVFKRTMREAALKHNVAATFMAKPMTGEPGSAMHLHQSVVDVATGKNIFSNEDGSMSELFLNHIGGLQKFIPEALPLFAPNVNSFRRFLPDTSAPVNVEWGEENRTVGLRVPDAGPQNRRVENRLPGADANPYLAIAASLLCGYIGMVEGIGASAPVQGRGYERRNLRLPLTIEDALERMENCRALEQYLGKKFISGYVATKRAEHENFKRVISSWEREFLLFAV
- a CDS encoding glutamine synthetase family protein, with product MSVPPRAVQLNEANAFLKEHPEVLYVDLLIADMNGVVRGKRIERTSLHKVYEKGINLPASLFALDINGSTVESTGLGLDIGDADRICYPIPDTLSNEPWQKRPTAQLLMTMHELEGEPFFADPREVLRQVVNKFTEMGLTICAAFELEFYLIDQENVNGRPQPPRSPISGKRPQSTQVYLIDDLDEYADCLQDILEGAKEQGIPADAIVKESAPAQFEVNLHHVADPLKACDYAVLLKRLIKNIAYDHEMDTTFMAKPYPGQAGNGLHVHISVLDKDGNNIFTSEDPEQNAALRHAVGGVLETLPASMAFLCPNVNSYRRFGAQFYVPNAPSWGLDNRTVALRVPTGSPDAVRIEHRVAGADANPYLMMAAVLAGVHHGLTNKVEPGEPIEGNSYEQLEQSLPNNLRDALRELDDSEILNKYIDPKYIDIFVACKESELEEFEHSISDLEYNWYLHTV